In one Nicotiana sylvestris chromosome 8, ASM39365v2, whole genome shotgun sequence genomic region, the following are encoded:
- the LOC104214535 gene encoding uncharacterized protein encodes MESHRNLPTNAISFCLLPSELIQYIILQLALPEIIRLKSVNKSISSIISDRDFVRDYNLQSSSATWLFLYKKRWRREAVLYGFADSSNRWFNILIADLLKQVVPPGEDVYFLTASGNIFLFALNNRQEVMSVDIMTRMVKKIPPSPLGPRGTSSWRRSGMKLLSCPSSSKHFRFLFAELHESHPTLFEYDSRVEKWQFMQAREVTQDLQGDFIFLSASNGRNGSVIIAVRPQCNSTPVVIRPTFITRGNEEDQLAVGFSWGNAIDLLHVYGDGNMITIRSGKVDDVNKTVRKIKGIELWGLSTNGRYWELVSRAPNDLIYKICKPYGAMLGCMQKGEGMTRAILMTNLQGTWDTIWLSYDKNDDQWAWLPLPDCKMKGSNLAGVTFSSGLTLS; translated from the coding sequence ATGGAAAGTCATCGGAATTTGCCCACAAATGCCATCAGTTTTTGCTTACTCCCCTCGGAGCTCATCCAATATATAATTCTTCAGCTTGCCTTGCCTGAGATTATCCGACTGAAATCTGTCAATAAGTCCATTTCCTCTATTATTTCTGATCGGGATTTCGTTCGCGACTACAATCTTCAATCGAGCTCCGCCACGTGGCTCTTCCTCTACAAGAAACGGTGGCGCCGTGAAGCTGTGCTCTATGGCTTCGCCGATTCTTCCAACCGGTGGTTTAATATATTGATCGCCGATTTGTTGAAACAAGTGGTTCCGCCAGGTGAAGATGTCTACTTTTTGACTGCTTCTGGTAATATATTCCTCTTTGCTTTGAATAACAGGCAGGAAGTTATGTCAGTTGACATTATGACTAGGATGGTGAAAAAGATCCCTCCAAGTCCGTTAGGTCCACGTGGCACGTCCTCATGGCGAAGATCCGGTATGAAATTACTGTCTTGCCCTTCTAGTTCCAAGCATTTCCGATTTTTGTTTGCTGAGTTACATGAAAGTCATCCAACTTTATTCGAGTATGATTCAAGAGTTGAGAAATGGCAATTTATGCAAGCAAGAGAGGTTACCCAAGACTTACAAGGTGATTTTATTTTCCTAAGTGCATCTAATGGACGTAACGGAAGTGTCATCATAGCCGTGCGACCTCAATGCAACAGCACTCCAGTGGTCATCCGACCAACATTCATCACCCGAGGGAATGAGGAAGATCAATTAGCTGTTGGATTTAGTTGGGGAAATGCGATCGATCTATTACACGTGTACGGTGATGGAAATATGATTACTATTAGATCAGGCAAAGTTGATGATGTGAATAAAACAGTTAGAAAGATAAAGGGAATAGAGTTATGGGGGTTGAGCACAAATGGGAGGTATTGGGAACTTGTATCAAGGGCACCAAATGATCTAATTTATAAAATATGCAAGCCATATGGTGCTATGTTGGGGTGTATGCAAAAAGGGGAAGGGATGACAAGGGCAATTTTGATGACCAATCTACAGGGTACATGGGACACAATTTGGTTAAGCTATGACAAAAACGACGACCAGTGGGCGTGGCTCCCGTTACCTGATTGCAAAATGAAGGGCTCAAACTTGGCTGGAGTCACATTCTCCTCTGGTTTAACCTTGTCCTAG
- the LOC104214536 gene encoding GDP-fucose transporter 1 has protein sequence MSAIRFDASKQYYATSSLVVGYALCSSLLAVINKFAITNFNYPGLLTALQYLTSALGVWVLGKFGLLHHDPFTLENAKKFLPAALVFYMAIFTNTNLLRHANVDTFIVFRSCTPLLVAVADTAFREQPCPSKLTFLSLVVILGGAVGYVATDSGFTLTAYSWAFAYLVTITTEMVYIKHMVTNLGLNTWGFVFYNNLLSLMMAPLFWIITGEYVDVFIAMGSNEGTLFNPVAFVAVSLSCVFGLLISFFGFAARKAISATAFTVTGVVNKFLTVAINVLIWDKHASPFGLMCLLFTIAGGVLYQQSVTGVSTTPPQRDSAVSKQDNKNDHHNYGDSDEEKGISGKISGL, from the coding sequence ATGTCTGCAATCAGATTTGATGCGTCAAAGCAATATTATGCTACCAGCAGTCTTGTGGTTGGATATGCCCTCTGTTCCAGCTTGCTTGCTGTGATTAACAAGTTTGCTATAACCAACTTCAACTACCCAGGTCTTCTTACTGCATTGCAATACCTAACTTCAGCTTTAGGGGTTTGGGTTTTAGGAAAATTTGGGCTGTTGCATCATGATCCGTTTACGTTGGAGAATGCCAAGAAATTCTTGCCTGCTGCCCTTGTTTTTTACATGGCAATATTCACCAACACCAATCTTTTGCGCCATGCCAATGTGGATACTTTCATTGTCTTTAGATCCTGTACGCCTCTGCTTGTTGCTGTTGCTGATACAGCTTTTAGAGAGCAACCATGCCCGTCAAAGTTGACGTTTCTCTCTTTGGTGGTCATTTTGGGAGGTGCTGTTGGGTATGTTGCTACAGATTCAGGTTTTACTCTGACTGCTTATTCTTGGGCGTTTGCGTACTTGGTAACCATTACAACCGAGATGGTCTATATTAAACATATGGTAACTAATCTGGGGCTGAATACTTGGGGCTTCGTGTTCTACAACAATTTGTTGTCATTGATGATGGCTCCTTTATTTTGGATTATTACTGGGGAGTATGTTGATGTGTTCATTGCTATGGGATCAAATGAAGGGACATTGTTTAACCCTGTTGCCTTCGTTGCAGTCTCATTATCCTGTGTGTTTGGACTGCTCATCAGTTTCTTTGGATTTGCTGCAAGGAAAGCAATCTCCGCTACTGCTTTTACAGTAACCGGGGTGGTGAATAAGTTCTTGACAGTTGCCATTAATGTTCTCATTTGGGATAAGCATGCTAGTCCGTTTGGTTTGATGTGCTTGTTGTTTACTATTGCTGGAGGTGTTCTTTATCAGCAATCTGTAACTGGTGTTAGTACCACTCCACCACAACGGGATTCTGCTGTGTCTAAGCAGGACAATAAGAATGACCACCACAACTATGGAGATAGTGATGAAGAGAAAGGAATATCCGGTAAGATTTCTGGTCTATAA